In a single window of the Desulfatirhabdium butyrativorans DSM 18734 genome:
- a CDS encoding RelA/SpoT family protein, protein MIRINDIIDKVLETNPDADCDLIERAYIYSARVHDGQVRMSGEPYLMHPLEVAGILADMKLDVVSIAAGLLHDVVEDTHATIEEIEENFGPNVKHLVDGVTKLSELEFANTIDRQVENYRKMILAMSKDIRVLLIKLADRIHNMRTLQYHKSEKRKREIAQETLDIYAPLASRMGIYWIKNELEDNAFRYTHPEEYEDLKNKLMRDQSEKEEYIEMVKRELGDLMAQNGHSVEVMGRYKNLYSIYRKMVNQQLPFEEIYDIIAFRIIMNSVQECWQALGYIHSKWPHIQGKFKDYIGRPKPNGYRSLHTTVFGPLGRRIEIQLRTREMDQEAKAGIAAHWSYKEGKPADLDMAKQFAWLQDLVQNQEYSHTSQEYLENVRLDLFQDEVYVFTPKGDLRTLPQGATPVDLAYLIHTDIGNQCTGAKVNGRIVPLNYKLKTGETVHILTTKNHMPSRDWLSFVKTAKARGRILQWIRSQEKERSVNQGKEMCEKEFRKHNKNFHDMAKAPEMDEIVQFFGFKNLDELMAATGFGRITPLQIFRKMVPKEEPEITSESLIEKLLGKIRSNKPKSTDIIIKGYDDIQHRKGKCCNPIPGDRIIGFITRGRGVTVHRIDCPSMRNVIPERTLEAHWGDVQHESYPVNVEILSYDRVGLLADITSEISRKGANILGVNSATGDDMMATTRLTLSVNSRDHLADLMKDIRKIKGVRFVKRLEN, encoded by the coding sequence ATGATCCGGATCAACGATATCATCGACAAGGTTCTCGAAACCAACCCGGATGCGGATTGCGATCTCATCGAACGGGCCTACATCTACTCGGCCCGTGTGCATGACGGTCAAGTCCGGATGAGCGGCGAGCCCTATCTGATGCACCCGCTGGAGGTGGCGGGCATCCTGGCCGACATGAAGCTCGATGTCGTCAGCATCGCCGCCGGGCTGCTCCATGATGTCGTGGAAGATACCCATGCCACCATCGAAGAAATCGAGGAGAATTTCGGCCCGAATGTGAAACATCTTGTCGATGGCGTCACGAAACTGAGCGAGCTCGAATTCGCCAACACCATCGACCGGCAGGTGGAAAACTACCGGAAAATGATTCTCGCGATGTCCAAGGACATCCGGGTCCTGCTGATCAAGCTGGCGGACCGCATCCACAACATGCGAACCCTGCAGTACCACAAGTCCGAAAAACGCAAACGGGAAATCGCCCAGGAAACCCTCGATATCTATGCGCCGCTCGCCTCCCGGATGGGCATCTACTGGATCAAGAACGAACTCGAGGACAACGCCTTCCGCTACACCCATCCGGAAGAATACGAGGATTTGAAGAACAAGCTCATGCGCGACCAGAGCGAAAAGGAAGAATACATTGAAATGGTCAAACGGGAGCTTGGCGATCTGATGGCCCAGAACGGGCATTCGGTCGAGGTGATGGGCCGCTACAAGAACCTCTACAGCATCTACCGCAAGATGGTCAACCAGCAGCTCCCCTTCGAGGAAATCTACGATATCATCGCGTTCCGGATCATCATGAATTCCGTCCAGGAGTGCTGGCAGGCCCTGGGATACATCCACAGCAAATGGCCCCATATCCAGGGGAAATTCAAGGACTACATCGGCAGACCCAAGCCCAACGGCTACCGCTCGCTGCACACCACGGTCTTCGGCCCGCTGGGCAGAAGGATCGAAATCCAGTTGCGGACCCGGGAGATGGACCAGGAAGCGAAGGCAGGAATCGCGGCCCACTGGAGCTACAAGGAAGGAAAACCGGCCGATCTCGACATGGCCAAACAGTTCGCATGGCTGCAGGATCTGGTGCAGAACCAGGAGTACAGCCATACCTCACAGGAATATCTCGAAAATGTCCGCCTGGACCTGTTTCAGGATGAAGTCTACGTTTTCACGCCGAAAGGGGACCTCAGAACCTTGCCGCAGGGCGCCACACCGGTGGACCTGGCCTACCTGATTCATACGGACATCGGCAACCAATGCACCGGCGCAAAGGTCAACGGCCGGATCGTGCCGCTCAACTACAAGCTGAAAACCGGCGAAACGGTTCACATTCTCACCACCAAGAACCACATGCCCAGTCGCGACTGGCTCTCGTTCGTCAAGACAGCCAAGGCGAGGGGCCGGATTTTGCAGTGGATCCGCTCTCAGGAGAAGGAACGATCGGTTAACCAGGGCAAGGAAATGTGCGAAAAGGAATTTCGCAAGCACAACAAGAATTTTCACGACATGGCCAAGGCCCCGGAAATGGATGAAATCGTCCAATTCTTCGGATTCAAGAATCTGGACGAATTGATGGCCGCAACCGGATTTGGCCGGATAACCCCGCTTCAGATTTTCAGAAAGATGGTTCCCAAAGAGGAACCGGAAATCACATCCGAATCGCTGATCGAAAAACTCCTCGGGAAAATCCGATCGAACAAGCCCAAAAGCACGGACATCATCATCAAGGGCTACGATGACATCCAACACCGAAAAGGCAAATGCTGCAATCCCATCCCCGGAGACCGGATCATCGGATTCATCACCCGTGGCAGGGGTGTCACCGTTCATCGAATCGATTGCCCGAGCATGCGAAACGTCATTCCCGAACGAACACTCGAGGCACACTGGGGGGATGTGCAGCACGAAAGCTATCCCGTCAATGTCGAAATTCTGTCCTACGATCGGGTAGGTCTTCTGGCGGACATTACTTCGGAAATCTCGCGGAAAGGTGCGAATATTCTGGGCGTCAATTCGGCCACCGGCGACGACATGATGGCGACCACCCGCTTGACGCTCTCGGTCAACAGCAGGGATCATCTGGCCGATCTGATGAAGGATATTCGAAAAATCAAAGGGGTGCGGTTTGTCAAACGGCTGGAAAATTGA